Proteins encoded together in one Impatiens glandulifera chromosome 1, dImpGla2.1, whole genome shotgun sequence window:
- the LOC124921325 gene encoding LOW QUALITY PROTEIN: G-type lectin S-receptor-like serine/threonine-protein kinase LECRK3 (The sequence of the model RefSeq protein was modified relative to this genomic sequence to represent the inferred CDS: inserted 3 bases in 2 codons) — protein MGQLLSNKVFLPSSLNRKVKLQSGLTDLQQKLVWRAETPSPFTTTAMALSSSLPRPTLVLILCFLFLLLQPFSSSAQSSNQVITIGSSLLANXDNSYWTSPSGDFAFGFQNINGPSSGYLLSIWFNKIPDKTIVWSANPQTPAPEGSKIELTSNRFQLTNPNGSQIWSAGLSRSSLSNAAMLDSGNFVILGNSSGSTTLWQSFDEPTDTILPTQTLNQGSKLISRLLNTNFSNGRFQLEMQADGNLVLYTRRYPLDDVYSAYWSSDSVGSGFQLIYNETGYIYLTARNGTILMNLFPSNNNNSTQFYLRTILDYDGVLRQYVYPKSVDAAAGRSMNWSVLSFIPSDICMSIRQWNGAGACGYNSICVVGADQRPTCECPSGYTPFDLKDPLSGCKPNFAPQDCDADGQESYNFGFVDLTNTDWPLNDYEFYVPVTEDWCRAACLSDCYCDVAIFRDGSCWKKRSPVSNGKVHPSVGGKALVKIRRANLTTAPNTHDLPGDGRNSIQRGLILTVSVLFGSSMFLNIVLILATFWVIKSKKTIIARPHSTGRNNLRFFSYKELEIATREFKDELGRGAFAVVYKGVLKNGSSEEIIAVKTINSMDIGENTDREFKAEMGAISRTNHKNLVQLLGYCDEGNNRMLVYEYMINGSLAGFIFGNSRPSWNRRVQIAFGIAKGLTYLHEECSKQIIHCDIKPQNILLDETFTARICDFGLAKLLKTDQSRTTTMIRGTKGYIAPEWFKKKPVTIKXDVYSFGIMLLEIVCCRRNVDEKAKCEGEIILSDWAFDCFKDGMIYQLVEDDEEAMNDFGKVERFVMIALWCIQEEPSLRPEMKKVSQMLEGSVAVSIPPDPFSFTSSF, from the exons ATGGGTCAACTGTTATCAAACAAAGTCTTCCTTCCTTCTTCTTTGAATAGGAAGGTTAAATTACAGAGTGGATTGACTGATCTCCAACAAAAACTGGTCTGGAGAGCAGAAACTCCATCACCATTCACCACCACAGCCATGGCGCTCTCTTCTTCACTTCCCAGACCCACCCTAGTCTTGATCCTCTGTTTCCTATTTCTGCTGCTGCAGCCATTTTCAAGCTCAGCCCAATCTTCAAACCAGGTCATAACTATAGGCTCATCACTCTTAGCCAA AGATAACTCTTATTGGACCTCACCATCAGGAGACTTCGCCTTCGGTTTCCAAAACATTAATGGACCTTCTTCCGGCTATCTTCTCTCCATTTGGTTCAACAAAATCCCCGACAAAACCATCGTTTGGTCAGCCAACCCACAAACACCCGCCCCTGAAGGTTCCAAAATCGAGCTCACAAGTAACCGTTTCCAACTTACAAATCCCAACGGCTCCCAGATTTGGTCCGCCGGACTTTCAAGAAGTAGCCTAAGCAACGCAGCCATGCTCGACTCCGGCAATTTCGTAATCCTGGGTAATAGTAGTGGCTCAACCACTTTGTGGCAGAGTTTCGATGAACCGACCGACACAATCTTGCCCACTCAAACGCTTAACCAAGGGAGTAAACTCATCTCCCGTTTATTGAACACAAATTTTTCTAATGGACGATTTCAGCTTGAAATGCAAGCTGATGGAAATCTAGTTCTTTACACAAGAAGGTATCCATTGGACGATGTTTATTCAGCTTACTGGTCAAGTGATTCCGTTGGCAGCGGCTTCCAATTGATATACAACGAAACAGGGTATATCTATCTCACTGCTAGGAATGGAACAATATTGATGAATCTATTCCCATCAAACAACAATAACTCAACCCAGTTTTACCTAAGAACAATTCTCGACTACGATGGAGTTCTACGTCAATATGTCTACCCTAAATCTGTCGATGCAGCTGCCGGCCGATCCATGAATTGGAGTGTCTTGTCATTCATTCCTTCGGATATATGCATGAGCATACGCCAATGGAACGGGGCAGGGGCATGCGGTTACAACAGTATTTGTGTGGTTGGAGCTGATCAAAGACCAACGTGCGAGTGCCCATCTGGGTACACCCCGTTCGACTTAAAAGATCCGTTGAGCGGCTGCAAACCGAACTTCGCTCCGCAGGATTGCGATGCTGATGGACAAGAGTCGTATAATTTTGGGTTCGTCGATTTGACTAACACGGATTGGCCATTGAACGATTACGAGTTCTATGTTCCGGTTACCGAAGATTGGTGCCGAGCGGCGTGCTTGAGTGATTGTTATTGTGACGTTGCAATCTTTAGAGATGGTAGTTGCTGGAAGAAGAGGAGCCCTGTTTCTAATGGAAAAGTTCATCCTTCTGTTGGTGGTAAAGCCTTGGTTAAGATTAGAAGAGCCAACTTAACAACAGCTCCTAACACTCATGATCTTCCTG GGGACGGTCGGAATAGTATACAACGTGGTCTGATCCTTACTGTATCAGTGTTATTTGGAAGTTCGATGTTCCTGAACATTGTTCTAATCTTAGCAACCTTCTGGGTCATCAAGAGCAAGAAGACGATAATCGCCAGGCCACATTCGACAGGCAGGAATAATCTTAGATTTTTCTCGTACAAAGAGCTCGAAATAGCGACCAGGGAATTCAAGGATGAATTGGGAAGAGGGGCTTTCGCGGTTGTCTACAAAGGGGTGCTAAAGAATGGAAGTAGTGAAGAAATTATTGCGGTTAAGACGATAAACTCGATGGATATAGGGGAGAACACGGACAGAGAATTCAAAGCCGAGATGGGTGCCATTAGCCGAACAAATCACAAGAACCTGGTTCAGCTCCTAGGATATTGCGACGAAGGGAATAACCGTATGCTTGTCTACGAGTACATGATCAACGGTTCTTTAGCGGGCTTCATTTTCGGAAACTCAAGGCCAAGTTGGAATAGAAGAGTGCAAATTGCATTCGGAATAGCAAAAGGACTTACTTATCTTCACGAAGAATGTAGCAAGCAAATCATACATTGCGACATTAAGCCACAAAACATTCTTCTAGACGAAACATTCACAGCTAGAATTTGCGATTTCGGATTGGCAAAACTCCTCAAGACGGATCAATCTAGAACGACTACCATGATAAGAGGGACAAAAGGATACATCGCCCCCGAATGGTTCAAGAAGAAGCCCGTCACTATTA GTGACGTTTACAGTTTTGGAATCATGTTGTTGGAGATAGTGTGTTGTAGGAGGAATGTGGATGAGAAAGCCAAGTGTGAGGGAGAGATCATATTATCGGATTGGGCTTTCGACTGCTTCAAAGATGGGATGATTTATCAGTTAGTGGAAGATGATGAGGAAGCCATGAATGACTTTGGAAAGGTGGAAAGGTTTGTGATGATTGCGTTATGGTGCATCCAAGAAGAACCTTCGCTTAGGCCAGAGATGAAGAAAGTGTCGCAGATGCTAGA